The segment TCAAGCCTTGGCGAATGAAAACGCAGAGACGCTGCTGGTGGTGGGCACGGGCAAGTTGGCGCCCATGGTGATCGAGGCTCACGCCAGCGTGCGTCCCATCAAACGTGTGCTGATCTGGGGCCGCAATCCCAGTAAAGCGGCAGCGATTGCCGAGGAGTATGCCGAACGCTTTGAGACCCACGTGGTGGAAGAACTCGCAGAAGCGGTAGCCGAGGCAGACATCATCAGCTGCGTAACGCTCTCCAACCAGCCGCTGATCAAAGGTGAGTGGCTGACGCCTGGCACCCACTTGGATCTGATCGGCGCGTTTCGCCCCCAAATGCGCGAAACCGATGCGCTGTGTCTGCGCCGCTCAGAGGTGTTTGTGGATACCTACGCCGGTGCCAAAGGCGAAGCGGGCGACATTCTGCAAGCCATTGAAGAGGGCGAGTTCCAGTTCGACCAGATTCAAGCGGAGCTTGCTGAAGTGCTGACCGGGGTTAAGCCGGGGCGTTCTGCACCGGAGGCCATCACGCTATTCAAATCGGTAGGTGCTTCGCTGGAAGATTTAGCCGCTGCGATAGAAGTGTGGGAGTCGCTGCCCGAACAGTCATAACGATTGCCATAACAACAACACCATCGATACCCGGTGGGTAGCCACGTCACTCATAACGAAGACCGACCAATAATCAAAACGAGGTGTGTTATGAACGCTAAAAAATCAGTATTTTTCGCCGCCTTGGCTGCACTTCCGCTAGCCATTGCCAGCGCCAATGCCCAGGCGCAATCCTATGAAATGGTGATTGCCACGCAGTTGCCCGAGGATATGAGTAATAACGAGATCTATCCGGCGCTGGTGCACTTTAAAAACTTGGTAGAGGCGCGCACCGACGGGGATCTTGAGGTCACCATCTTCGGCGGCGGCCAGCTAGGTTCCGAGGTGGAGAACGGCTCGGAAGTGCAGGGCGGGCGTACGCTACAGTCAACGATTATGTCCGCGGGGGCGATGTCCTCCTTCTACGAAGACTACCAAGTCGTCACGGCACCGTTCCTGTTCACCAACTGGCGGCAGGCGTGGAGCTTCTTTGACAGTGAATGGTTCGCGGATTTCATGTCCGGCACCATCGAAGACGCCGATTTGCGTTACTTGGGCACCTTCGATGATGGCGGCGGTTTTGTCGCCTTCACCAATAACGTGCGTCTAATAAAGACCGTCGAAGATTTAGAAGGTCTTAATATTCGCACCGAAGAGAACCCTGCCCACGTGGCGATCATGCAATCGTTAGGTGCTTCGGCCACCCCGCTGCCCTGGGGCGAGCTAATCACTGCGCTGGAAACCGGTCTTGCCGATGGGCAGTTCAATGCGCCGGTGCTCAATACCACCTTCAACTTCGATGCGGTCACCGACTACACCACGCTCACCGGGCATGTGTATAACAGCGCCCCCTGGGTGGTCAGCGAGTCGTGGTACCAGTCGCTGCCCGAAGAGCATCAGCAGGCGGTGATTAGCTCCGCCCGGGAGGCGATTCAACTGAGCCACGGTATGTCGGGCGCCCTGGCTACCGCGAGTTGGGTGGAGTCCTGTGAACGCTTCGAAGAGTGCTACCTGATGCCCGACGCCGAGCGTGAGCGGATGGCGGAAATTGCCCGGCCCGCTTGGCAAGAGTGGATCGTCGATGACTTCGGCATGGACGAAGCCCGCGTACAAGGGCTGCTTGATGAAGTCGAGCGTGTCGGCCAGCAGTTGGCAGAAGACGACTACCGCATCTATGGCCAATAAATGCAGGGCTAATAAAGCCTGGGTCAAAAAACAAGGCCAATAACGATTAGCGAACGATAAACGCTGGGGCGATGTGAGGCCCCAGCGTGAGGAAAAACCATGGGCGTTCTAACTCCTTTGCGCCGCGTGAGCGACCTCGTCAATCAGGTGGCTATCGTGGTGTGTGTGAGCTGTATTCTGGCGATGCTGGGCATCTCGTTCACGGCGTTTCTCTATAAGCTGATCACCGGCAGCACGCTGAGCTGGACCTACTCGCTGGCGCGGCTGTTTCTGCCCTGGATCGGCTTTCTCTCCATGACGATTTCGCTGCGCTATGGCGAACACGTCGCCATGACCCTGCTGGTTCGCAGCTTGCCCCGCGTGATGGTGCAAGTGGCTGCCGGGCTGTGTTTGGCGGTGATTGGCCTGTTTGCACTAATGCTAACTTGGTATGGCTGGGGCTATTTCACCAGCGCCACTCAGGTCTATATGGTTTCCGCCCAAATCCAAATCCCTAGTAAGTTCACCGCCATTGTCATACCCATTAGCGGTGTGATTATGCTGCTGCATCTGGTGCATGGCTTCGCCCTACTGGAGCACTTCATCGATGAGCAGGACGTGATTGGTGAACTCATCGACACCACTGACGGGGAGCGCCGCTCATGATCCCTGCAATTATTGCGTTTGTCTTGCTGCTGTTTATCGGCGCGCCGGTAGCCGTGGTGATGGCCATGTCGGGGCTAGCGGGTGGCTTTGCCATGGGCGGCGAGCGCATGCTCGGCATCATTGCCGACCGAATGTTCTCCGGCGTCTCCGGCTTTCTGCTGATTGCCGTGCCCTACTTTATTTTTACCGCTGAACTGATGAACCAGGGCGGGCTGACCCATAAATTGATCGCCTTCAACAATGCGCTGTTCGGCCGGGTGCGCGGGTCACTCTCCCACGTGAATATCTCGGTCTCGGTGTTCTTTGCGGGTCTCACCGGCGCGGCGGTCACCGATACCGTCGCCATCGGCAAGATCATGATCCCCGAGATGAAAAAGCAGGGCTACGATGCCGAATACGCCGCGGCGGTTACCGCCTGCTCCTCTATCATCGGGCCGATTATTCCCCCCAGCGTGGTGATGGTGGTCTACGCCACGCTGCTGCGGGATATCTCGGTGATTGACCTGTTTGCCGGTGGCATTATCCCCGGCCTATTGATGGCGCTGGCGCTGCTGGGCGTCAGCTTCTTCCTGGCCTGGAAGCGCAACTACCCGAAACAGGCGCCGACGCCGTTTAAGATGGCCGTGATGTCGTTTGTGCTGGCGCTACCCGCCATGGTGGTGCCGCTGATTATTCTCGGCGGCATTCTCTCGGGGCTCACCACGATTACCGAAGCCTCGGGCTTTGCGGCAGTTTACGCCATTGTGATTGGCGTGGTGTTCTACCGTAATCTTACCTGGCGCAAAATTTGGGATTCGCTGGTGACCACGGTGCGCTTTTCCGGCGTGGTGTTTTTCCTGCTGGCCACCTCGGCGGTATTGGGCTGGTTCGTTACCCGTTCGGGCATCGCCAGGGATGCAGCCAGCATGATCACCACCTTCAGCGATGTGGCCTTTTTGCAGTTGATGCTGGTGTGTTTGCTACTCTTGATGATCGGTACTGTCATGGATGTGCTGCCTGCTTTGGTGGTCATTGCGCCCGTGCTGGTACCGGCGATGATTCAGCTGGGTTTTGACCCGCTTCACTTCGCGATCCTGATGATCGTGGTGCTCAATATCTCCAACGTGACGCCGCCAGTGGGGATGACGCTGATGACCGCCGCACGAATAGCCGACGTGCCGTACGAACGGGCGATTGTGGCCTCGCTGCCGTTTTACGTATCATTTCTGGTAGTAATTGTGTTGCTGGCGGCGTTTCCAGCGCTCTCCACCTGGATTCCTTCTTTACTTTAACGGGCTGCCAAGGATTGCGAATTTGACCATGAAATGCTTTTACCACCCCGATCAGGCCTACCACGCGCCGCCGACGTTTTTGCTGCGCGGTCAACCCGTGCCCTCACCGGAAGGCCCGGTGCGCGCCGAGCTGCTGACCCAAGGCTTGGCAAGCGCGGGCCTGACCCTGACGGCACCTAAAGAGGCGGATTCGCCAACGCTGCGTAAGCGTTTAGAGCAGATCCATACGCCGCGCTACCTGACGTTTCTCGACACCATTTACGCCCGTTGGCAGGCGCTACCCAATGCGGCCGAATTTGTTGCACCCAATATTCACCCCTGCGGCGGTGGTTACCACTACCCGCGCCACCCGATTGGGCAGGCGGGCTGGCATCTGCACGATATGGCCTGCCCGCTGAGTGCTACCAGCTTTCAAGGCGCGTTGGCCTCGGCAGCTAGCGCGGAAGCGGCGGCTGAAGAGGTGCTTGATGGCGCGCCTACGGCCTACGCGCTGTGCCGCCCGCCGGGTCATCATGCTGGGCCGGAGCGCGCCGGGGGCTTTTGCCTGCTGAACAATTCAGCGCTGGCCGCCACGGTGCTGCGCGAACGCTTCGCTAAAGTAGCGATCATCGATGTGGATCTGCACCACGGCAACGGCACCCAGGATATTTTTTATCACCGCAGCGATGTCTGGACGGGGTCGCTGCACGCTGACCCTAGTGATTTCTATCCGTTTTTTTGGGGCGGCGCTGATGAAGAGGGCGACGAAGAAGGCGTAGGTGCTAACGTTAATTTGCCCTTGCCGGTAGGTAGCGACGGCGAGGTCTATCTGGACGCTCTGGCAGTGTTAATTGATCACCTGCAGCGCTACGAGCCCGATGCCGTGGTGGTGGCGCTAGGCTTGGATGCCCACAAAGATGACCCGCTCGCGGGGCTCAAGGTGGAAACCGAAGCGTTTATCGAGGTGGGCAAACGCCTGGCGGCGCTTTCGCTACCCATGGTGATTGTTCAGGAAGGTGGCTACCCCACTGAGCACTTAAGCGCCAACCTGACCGCCTTTATGCAGGGCTTTACGGCATGAGCAGAACCGGTTTCTACTGGCACGAACGCTGCTTTTGGCACGATCAAGGCGCGATTGGGGTATTCTCCGCGCCGGGCGAATTCCTGCAGCCCCAGGCCGCTTCGGAAAGCCCGGAGAGTAAACGGCGGCTGAAAAATATTCTCGAAGTTAGTGGGCTGATTGACGAGCTTCATGTGGTGAAACCATCCGCCGCGTCGCTCGATGATCTGCTGTGTTTTCACACCCCGCGCTATTTAGACGAACTGCAGGCGGGGGATCAAGCCCGCGGCGGCAATGGAGGCGACTGCGCCCCCTACATGCCCGGCAGTTGGGCGGCGGCCACGCAATCCGCCGGTTTAGCTATTGCCGCCGTGGAAGCCGTAGCGTTGGGCGAAGTGGGCAACGCCTACGCCCTATGCCGCCCGCCCGGGCATCATGCCGAAGCCGATCAAGGCCGTGGGTTCTGTCTGCTGGGCAATATCCCCGTGGCGGTGATGCGCGCCCGGGCCTTGGGGCAGGTTAGCCGCGTAGCGATACTTGATTGGGATGTTCACCACGGCAACGGTCAG is part of the Halomonas alkaliantarctica genome and harbors:
- a CDS encoding ornithine cyclodeaminase family protein; protein product: MRVVSAEEVTRHLTWDGLIKRLHTTFVNGVESPPRHHHAMHRPDGEATMLLMPAWEAAGYIGVKMVNVFPQNADHGIPAISGLYLLSEGKHGQPLACIDGSELTRRRTAAASALAAQALANENAETLLVVGTGKLAPMVIEAHASVRPIKRVLIWGRNPSKAAAIAEEYAERFETHVVEELAEAVAEADIISCVTLSNQPLIKGEWLTPGTHLDLIGAFRPQMRETDALCLRRSEVFVDTYAGAKGEAGDILQAIEEGEFQFDQIQAELAEVLTGVKPGRSAPEAITLFKSVGASLEDLAAAIEVWESLPEQS
- the dctP gene encoding TRAP transporter substrate-binding protein DctP, whose product is MNAKKSVFFAALAALPLAIASANAQAQSYEMVIATQLPEDMSNNEIYPALVHFKNLVEARTDGDLEVTIFGGGQLGSEVENGSEVQGGRTLQSTIMSAGAMSSFYEDYQVVTAPFLFTNWRQAWSFFDSEWFADFMSGTIEDADLRYLGTFDDGGGFVAFTNNVRLIKTVEDLEGLNIRTEENPAHVAIMQSLGASATPLPWGELITALETGLADGQFNAPVLNTTFNFDAVTDYTTLTGHVYNSAPWVVSESWYQSLPEEHQQAVISSAREAIQLSHGMSGALATASWVESCERFEECYLMPDAERERMAEIARPAWQEWIVDDFGMDEARVQGLLDEVERVGQQLAEDDYRIYGQ
- a CDS encoding TRAP transporter small permease, yielding MGVLTPLRRVSDLVNQVAIVVCVSCILAMLGISFTAFLYKLITGSTLSWTYSLARLFLPWIGFLSMTISLRYGEHVAMTLLVRSLPRVMVQVAAGLCLAVIGLFALMLTWYGWGYFTSATQVYMVSAQIQIPSKFTAIVIPISGVIMLLHLVHGFALLEHFIDEQDVIGELIDTTDGERRS
- a CDS encoding TRAP transporter large permease, translated to MIPAIIAFVLLLFIGAPVAVVMAMSGLAGGFAMGGERMLGIIADRMFSGVSGFLLIAVPYFIFTAELMNQGGLTHKLIAFNNALFGRVRGSLSHVNISVSVFFAGLTGAAVTDTVAIGKIMIPEMKKQGYDAEYAAAVTACSSIIGPIIPPSVVMVVYATLLRDISVIDLFAGGIIPGLLMALALLGVSFFLAWKRNYPKQAPTPFKMAVMSFVLALPAMVVPLIILGGILSGLTTITEASGFAAVYAIVIGVVFYRNLTWRKIWDSLVTTVRFSGVVFFLLATSAVLGWFVTRSGIARDAASMITTFSDVAFLQLMLVCLLLLMIGTVMDVLPALVVIAPVLVPAMIQLGFDPLHFAILMIVVLNISNVTPPVGMTLMTAARIADVPYERAIVASLPFYVSFLVVIVLLAAFPALSTWIPSLL
- a CDS encoding histone deacetylase family protein: MKCFYHPDQAYHAPPTFLLRGQPVPSPEGPVRAELLTQGLASAGLTLTAPKEADSPTLRKRLEQIHTPRYLTFLDTIYARWQALPNAAEFVAPNIHPCGGGYHYPRHPIGQAGWHLHDMACPLSATSFQGALASAASAEAAAEEVLDGAPTAYALCRPPGHHAGPERAGGFCLLNNSALAATVLRERFAKVAIIDVDLHHGNGTQDIFYHRSDVWTGSLHADPSDFYPFFWGGADEEGDEEGVGANVNLPLPVGSDGEVYLDALAVLIDHLQRYEPDAVVVALGLDAHKDDPLAGLKVETEAFIEVGKRLAALSLPMVIVQEGGYPTEHLSANLTAFMQGFTA
- a CDS encoding class II histone deacetylase encodes the protein MSRTGFYWHERCFWHDQGAIGVFSAPGEFLQPQAASESPESKRRLKNILEVSGLIDELHVVKPSAASLDDLLCFHTPRYLDELQAGDQARGGNGGDCAPYMPGSWAAATQSAGLAIAAVEAVALGEVGNAYALCRPPGHHAEADQGRGFCLLGNIPVAVMRARALGQVSRVAILDWDVHHGNGQQAAFDNEPEVFTVSIHQAANYPLETGSFDEQGEGAGLGANLNLPLPPGCGLGAYAYAMEKLVLPALEAFNPELIVVACGYDACAKDPLGKMLLNSQAFATMTAQLKTLAERCCDGKLVFVHEGGYSEGYVPLCGHAVIQTLADSQIVVPDPQNDEIAAWGYQALQPHQQSLIDDWCQQWEQRKQ